The Aquidulcibacter paucihalophilus genomic interval TCTTCAGCTGGAATTCCGGGGACTCGCTCATGCCATCACCGCCCGGACAGCCTTGATGATCTTGTCCACGCCCGGGAGCGACAGGACTTCCAGATTGGCGGCGTAGGGCAGCGGCACATCCTCCTGGTGGACACGGAGCGGCGGGGCGTCGAGGTAGTCGAAGGCGTGTTCGATCACCCGGGCCACGACCTCGGCACCGACACCCATCGGGCCCCAGCCTTCCTCGGCCGAGACCAGACGGCTGGTCTTCTTGACGCTCTCGACGATCGTCTCATGGTCGAGCGGACGCAGGGTGCGCAGGTCGACGACCTCGCAGGAGATGCCCTCCTCCGCCAGCTTCTCGGCGGCCTGCAGGGCAAAGCCGACCATGCGGCTGTGCGCCGTGATGGTGACGTCGGTGCCCTCGCGGCGGACCTTGGCCTTGCCGATCGGCAGGACGTAGTCGCCTTCGGGCACGTCGAACTCCAGCCCGTACATCATCTCGTGCTCGAGGAAGACGACGGGGTTGGGATCGCGGATGGCCGCCTTCATCAGCCCCTTGGCGTCGGCCGCGTCATAGGGCGCGATGACCTTCAGGCCGGGGACGTTGGCGTACCAGGCGGAATAGTCCTGGCTGTGCTGGGCACCGACGCGGCTGGCGGCGCCGTTCGGACCGCGGAAGACGATGCTGGCGCGGATCTGGCCGCCCGACATGTAGAGCGTCTTGGCCGCCGAGTTGATGATGTGGTCGATGGCCTGCATGGCGAAGTTGAACGTCATGAACTCGACGATCGGCTTCAGGCCCGCCATGGCGGCACCGACGCCCAGACCGGCAAAACCATGCTCGGTGATCGGGGTGTCGACGACGCGCTTGTCGCCGAACTCCTGCAGCAGTTCGCGGCTGACCTTGTAGGCACCCTGGTACTGGGCGACCTCCTCGCCGATCAGGAAGACCTTCTCGTCGCGGCGCATCTCCTCGGCCATGGCGTCGCGCAGGGCGTCGCGCATGGTCGTTTTGACCATGGGGGTGCCGGCGGGGATTTCGGGGTCGTGCAACTCGACCCGAGGCGCTGAAGCCAGGGGCGCGGCAACGGCTTCGGCGGCGGCCGGAGCCTCTGCCCTGGGCGCGGGCGCGGCGGCACCGGCCTCACCGGCCAGACGGGCGATGGGCGTATTGACCTTCACATTCTCGGAGCCTTCGGCCACGAGAATTTCCAGGACCTCGCCCTCGTCGACGGCCTCGACTTCCATCGTGGCCTTGTCGGTCTCGATCTCGGCGATGACCTGGCCGGCCGAGACGGTGTCACCCGCCTTGATGTGCCATTTGGTCAGCGTGCCCTCTTCCATCGTGGGCGACAGCGCCGGCATCAGAATGTCGGTCATGCCGAGGCCTCCACATAGACGTCGGTATAGAGCTCGGACGGGTCCGGCTCGGGGCTTTCCTGGGCAAACTGCACCGCTTCGGCGACGATGGCCTTGATCTCGGCGTCGATGGCCTTGAGGTCGTCCTCGGTCGCGCCGGCCTGGTCCAGCAGCATCTTGACGTGGTCGATCGGGTCGCGGGTCTTCTTGACCTCGTCGACCTCTTCCTTGGCCCGGTATTTGGCCGGATCCGACATGGAGTGGCCACGGTAGCGATAGGTCTTCATCTCGAGAATATAGGGCCCACCGCCTTCACGGGCGCGCTTGACGGCGCGGGCCGTCGCCTCGCGCACCGCCAGCACATCCATGCCGTCGACCTGTTCGCCGGGGATGCCGAAGCTGGAGCCGCGCTCGCTGAGCTGGGTCGTGGACGACGAGCGCTCGATGCTCGTGCCCATGGCGTACTGGTTGTTCTCGATGATGTAGATGGCTGGCAGCTTCCACAGCTGGGCCATGTTGAAGCTCTCGTAGACCTGGCCCTGGTTGGCCGCGCCGTCGCCGAAATAGATGAAGGCCACACTGTCATCGCCGCGGTAGCGGCCGGCGAAGGCCAGGCCGGTGCCCAGGGCCACTTGCGCGCCCACGATGCCGTGGCCGCCGTAGAAGCCCGTGGCGGTGTCGAACATGTGCATCGACCCGCCCTTGCCCTTGGACGAGCCGCCGATACGGCCGGTCAGCTCGGCCATGACCTCTTTCGGATCCATGCCGGCGCACAGCATGTGGCCGTGGTCGCGATAGCCGGTGATGATCTTGTCGTGGCCCTGTTTGACGCTCTCCTGAACGCCCACCGCCACGGCTTCCTGGCCGATGTAAAGGTGGCAGAAGCCGCCGATCAGGCCCATGCCGTAAAGCTGGCCCGCGCGCTCCTCGAAACGGCGGATGAGGACCATCTCGCGATAGAAGCGAAGCAGGTCCTCTTTTGACGCCGACGGCGCATTGGGAATCTTCTTGGACGCAGTCTTTGCGGCGGGGGCTTTCGCCATCCGTCATCTCCCGGCTGGGCCCACACGGCAGGGCCTCTTGTCGTTACGGAAAGGGGCTTTAGCAGCCTTCGTTCCCGAAAGGCAAAGCGCTCAAGCCGAGCTGTAACGAAAGTTCACGCACGAACGAAACCGGTTCGGATGCCCCGCATCGGACCTCAGGTCTTCGTTCGAGAATACAGGCAGAGCCTGATCTCTGATCAGGCTCGGGGCGCGGAGCCGTTTGTCGCGACCGGGGCCGAGACGCGGATGACGTAGTCGCGGGGATCAGCGAAGCCGAGGACGGCCCGGGCACGCTCTTCCAGCAGATCGCGCGAAAGACTGTCGGTGCGCAGGTAGCGGACCCGAACCTCGAGGTCGCGTCGCTGGTCCATGATTCCGGCCAGCTGCGCTTCGCGCCTCACCATCAGGGCATCGCGCTCATGGCCGCTCAGCAGGCCGCGCTGGCCCGTCAGGGCCTGTACGCCCAGATAGACGACAAGCAGCAACAGAATTGCGGAAGGGAAATACGGCTTCATCCGTTCAGGCACTGGGAACGCTCCTTCTGAGCGTGGACTCAAGATTGAGAGAGTCTGATCGAAAATGCCTAACGAACCGTAGCTTGGCCGTGAGGTTACGCCAAAAACACGAAGCCCCCTCCCCGGCGTTCAGCGGCGACAGCCGGGGCCACCGCCGCCGAACCCGACCCGGACCTATTGCTCGCCGGACGTCGACGTCGGCGTGAGCGGCAGGGAGGCCTGGGCGAAGGCGTAGCGCCAGCCGGACTCCGTGCGGATATAGGTGTCGCTGAACCAGAGCGTCCGGTCGAACGGTCCATGCCCGTTGACGCCCTTGAGCCAGAGCTTGGCGGTCACGATCGCCGTATCGCCATAGACCCGGACGGTCTGGGTGCCCGGTTCTTCGTCCTGCTGCTCATAGGTGGTCTGCCGTTCATTGGCGAAGAGCGCCTCGCGGGTGATCGCCCGGCCATCGCCGAGCATCAGCACGAAGTCCTCGTGAAGAATGCGGTCCATCGTGGCGAAATCATTGTGCTTCACCGCCAGTTGATACTCGATGTCCAGCGCGGCGACCGTGCGGCGATCTTCCTCAGGCGTCTGCGCCATGGCGGCGGACCCGACACAATCGACTGCAATCATCAAAATCCCGCTGATCAGAATTGAACGAAGGCTCATGGCCCGACTCCCCTGGTTTGAGGGCATCAGACCTAGGCACTCGCAGGAATCCGGACTTCCAGAATTTTATGGTCGGACGGTCAGGCCGCCTGGGCGTGAATCGGCGAGCGCGCATTGGCCCGGTACTGCGACGGGCTCTGTCCGAAGCTGGCCTTGAAGGCGGTGCTGAAATGCGCGTGGCTTGAAAAGCCGAGATCGAGGGCCAGGGCGGTGATGTCGTTGCTGTGGGGCAGTTCGACCAGCGCCCGGTTCAGCCGAAGACCCAGTTGATAGCGATACAGCGGCTGCCCCTCGGCGCGCGTGAAGGCCTGGGTCAGATAGACCGGAGAGACGCCGACTTCCCGGGCGATCCGGTCGAGGGTCATCCGTTCGAATCCAAAGGCGTGCAGGACTTCTTTCGCCCGATTTATGACACGCGGAATGGCGCTGACCGGATCACGAAAGCCGACCGTCAGGACCTCGCCCAGGGTCGCCACCACCGATTCCTCATCGCGCAGCGGGTCCGGCTGGTCCTGCCCGAGACGGCGAAGCTCCTGCGTACGAAGGCGGATACCGGCCGTCGTGGGCAGGCCGACACGCTGGAAGCCGGGGTGATCCCTCGGCGTC includes:
- the pdhA gene encoding pyruvate dehydrogenase (acetyl-transferring) E1 component subunit alpha; its protein translation is MAKAPAAKTASKKIPNAPSASKEDLLRFYREMVLIRRFEERAGQLYGMGLIGGFCHLYIGQEAVAVGVQESVKQGHDKIITGYRDHGHMLCAGMDPKEVMAELTGRIGGSSKGKGGSMHMFDTATGFYGGHGIVGAQVALGTGLAFAGRYRGDDSVAFIYFGDGAANQGQVYESFNMAQLWKLPAIYIIENNQYAMGTSIERSSSTTQLSERGSSFGIPGEQVDGMDVLAVREATARAVKRAREGGGPYILEMKTYRYRGHSMSDPAKYRAKEEVDEVKKTRDPIDHVKMLLDQAGATEDDLKAIDAEIKAIVAEAVQFAQESPEPDPSELYTDVYVEASA
- a CDS encoding nuclear transport factor 2 family protein; this translates as MSLRSILISGILMIAVDCVGSAAMAQTPEEDRRTVAALDIEYQLAVKHNDFATMDRILHEDFVLMLGDGRAITREALFANERQTTYEQQDEEPGTQTVRVYGDTAIVTAKLWLKGVNGHGPFDRTLWFSDTYIRTESGWRYAFAQASLPLTPTSTSGEQ
- a CDS encoding septum formation initiator family protein — encoded protein: MPERMKPYFPSAILLLLVVYLGVQALTGQRGLLSGHERDALMVRREAQLAGIMDQRRDLEVRVRYLRTDSLSRDLLEERARAVLGFADPRDYVIRVSAPVATNGSAPRA
- a CDS encoding pyruvate dehydrogenase complex E1 component subunit beta, whose translation is MTDILMPALSPTMEEGTLTKWHIKAGDTVSAGQVIAEIETDKATMEVEAVDEGEVLEILVAEGSENVKVNTPIARLAGEAGAAAPAPRAEAPAAAEAVAAPLASAPRVELHDPEIPAGTPMVKTTMRDALRDAMAEEMRRDEKVFLIGEEVAQYQGAYKVSRELLQEFGDKRVVDTPITEHGFAGLGVGAAMAGLKPIVEFMTFNFAMQAIDHIINSAAKTLYMSGGQIRASIVFRGPNGAASRVGAQHSQDYSAWYANVPGLKVIAPYDAADAKGLMKAAIRDPNPVVFLEHEMMYGLEFDVPEGDYVLPIGKAKVRREGTDVTITAHSRMVGFALQAAEKLAEEGISCEVVDLRTLRPLDHETIVESVKKTSRLVSAEEGWGPMGVGAEVVARVIEHAFDYLDAPPLRVHQEDVPLPYAANLEVLSLPGVDKIIKAVRAVMA
- a CDS encoding AraC family transcriptional regulator, giving the protein MSYRHTLHDGALARVTDICAPASEPPSGHSAQFQIALPYHGLFGFRVGSRMGLFDAQRMLFVTAGRDYSDSHPVEGLGHATLVLTPAPAVLEDLCGTTTPRDHPGFQRVGLPTTAGIRLRTQELRRLGQDQPDPLRDEESVVATLGEVLTVGFRDPVSAIPRVINRAKEVLHAFGFERMTLDRIAREVGVSPVYLTQAFTRAEGQPLYRYQLGLRLNRALVELPHSNDITALALDLGFSSHAHFSTAFKASFGQSPSQYRANARSPIHAQAA